The following coding sequences lie in one Mus musculus strain C57BL/6J chromosome 11, GRCm38.p6 C57BL/6J genomic window:
- the Fem1al gene encoding protein fem-1 homolog A-B, giving the protein MDLHTAVYNAAHDGKLPLLQKLLASRGREELEELLGEVAGGGTPLLIAARRGHLDVVEYLVDHCGASVEASGSVHFDGETIEGAPPLWAASAAGHLAVVRSLLHRGASVNRTTCTNSTPLRAACFNGHLDVVRCLVGEHKADLEVANRHGHTCLMISCYKGHREIARYLLERGAQVNRRSAKGNTALHDCAESGSLEILQLLLSCHARMERDGYGMTPLLAASITGHTNIVEYLIQEQPSHEQLSGTELPGEGSSQMAGNHCSTPEDAEQYESCCPTSREAAVEALELLGATYVDKKRDLLGALKHWRRAMELRHQGGGFLPKPEPQQLVLAYDYSREVTTPQELEALITDPDEMRMQALLIRERILGPSHPDTSYYIRYRGAVYADSGNFERCIRLWKYALDMQQNNLEPLSPMTASSFLSFAELFSYVLQDHSAKGNLGMQLDFADLIGVLSKGVREVERALQLPKEPDDSAQFTKAIAIILHLLYLLEKVECTPRQEHLKHQTVYRLLKCAPRGKNGFTPLHMAVDKETTNVGQYHVGVFPSLQVVKVLLDCGADPDSRDFDNNSPLHIAAQNNCPAIMDALIEAGAHMDATNTFKKTAYELLDSKLLAKSTVQPFNYVTLQCLAARALDRNKVPYKGFIPEELEAFIQLH; this is encoded by the coding sequence ATGGATCTGCACACAGCGGTGTACAATGCGGCGCACGACGGCAAGCTGCCTCTGCTGCAGAAACTGTTGGCCAGCCGTGGGCgtgaggagctggaggagctgctgGGTGAGGTGGCCGGCGGTGGAACGCCACTGCTAATCGCAGCGCGCCGTGGACACCTAGACGTGGTGGAGTATCTGGTGGACCACTGCGGCGCCAGCGTGGAGGCGAGTGGCTCTGTGCACTTCGATGGCGAGACCATCGAGGGCGCGCCGCCGCTCTGGGCAGCGTCGGCCGCGGGTCACCTGGCCGTGGTGCGTAGCCTTCTGCACCGAGGCGCCTCGGTCAACCGCACCACGTGCACCAACTCCACACCGCTGCGCGCCGCCTGCTTCAACGGCCACCTGGACGTGGTGCGCTGCCTGGTGGGCGAGCACAAGGCGGACCTGGAGGTGGCCAATCGCCACGGCCACACGTGCCTTATGATCTCCTGCTACAAGGGCCACCGCGAGATCGCACGCTACCTGCTGGAGCGCGGCGCACAGGTGAACCGGCGCAGCGCCAAGGGCAACACCGCCCTGCACGACTGTGCAGAATCTGGCAGCCTGGAGATCCTACAACTGCTGCTGAGCTGCCACGCGCGCATGGAGCGCGACGGCTATGGCATGACGCCGCTGCTGGCCGCCAGCATCACTGGGCACACCAACATCGTGGAGTACCTCATCCAGGAACAGCCGAGCCACGAGCAGCTCTCAGGGACAGAGCTTCCTGGAGAAGGCTCCTCCCAGATGGCAGGAAACCACTGCTCCACCCCAGAAGATGCAGAACAGTATGAGAGCTGCTGCCCTACCAGCCGGGAAGCGGCTGTGGAAGCTTTGGAGCTGCTGGGTGCCACCTATGTGGATAAGAAAAGGGATCTGCTTGGAGCCCTGAAGCACTGGAGAAGGGCGATGGAACTCCGCCACCAGGGTGGAGGCTTCCTCCCTAAGCCAGAGCCCCAGCAACTGGTTCTGGCCTATGACTATTCCAGGGAGGTGACTACGCCTCAAGAGTTGGAAGCCCTCATTACAGATCCTGATGAGATGCGGATGCAGGCGCTGCTGATACGGGAGAGAATCTTGGGCCCCTCACATCCTGACACTTCATACTACATACGGTACCGGGGTGCTGTCTATGCGGACTCCGGGAATTTCGAGCGCTGTATCCGTCTGTGGAAGTATGCCTTGGACATGCAACAAAACAACCTGGAGCCCCTGAGCCCCATGACCGCCAGCAGCTTCCTGTCGTTTGCAGAGCTCTTCTCCTACGTGCTGCAGGACCACTCGGCCAAGGGCAACCTAGGCATGCAGCTTGACTTTGCCGACCTCATAGGTGTGCTCAGCAAAGGGGTTCGGGAAGTGGAACGGGCTCTGCAGCTGCCCAAGGAACCGGATGACTCCGCACAGTTCACCAAAGCCATTGCCATCATCCTCCACCTTCTGTACCTATTGGAGAAGGTGGAGTGCACCCCCAGGCAGGAACACCTCAAGCACCAGACAGTCTATCGCCTGCTCAAGTGTGCCCCTCGTGGCAAGAACGGCTTCACCCCACTACACATGGCGGTGGACAAGGAGACCACCAACGTGGGCCAGTATCATGTGGGCGTCTTCCCGTCACTGCAGGTGGTCAAGGTGCTGTTGGACTGCGGAGCAGACCCTGACAGCAGGGATTTCGACAACAACAGCCCACTGCACATCGCTGCCCAGAACAATTGCCCGGCCATCATGGATGCTCTCATCGAAGCTGGGGCCCACATGGACGCCACCAATACCTTCAAAAAGACTGCCTATGAGCTGCTGGACTCGAAGCTGTTGGCCAAGAGCACCGTGCAGCCCTTCAATTATGTGACACTGCAGTGCCTAGCTGCCCGTGCCCTGGACAGGAACAAGGTCCCTTATAAGGGCTTCATCCCAGAGGAGCTGGAGGCCTTCATCCAGTTGCACTGA